Proteins encoded within one genomic window of Naumovozyma dairenensis CBS 421 chromosome 6, complete genome:
- the NDAI0F00100 gene encoding uncharacterized protein, which translates to MSTTETTFFEETISKTHPIYKPEKGRYWLYLSAGCPFAQRIWITRALKNLTDVIGVSVVHWKLDEKTGWKLLNAGETKLGENAFKIDGGILSSQDDTSSPLGDLDESSSRLFKDGTFDPHYGITQIKELYDMTDKQYKGEFLWPILWDLKTKTIVNNNWDQIPAILNSAFNDFDETKGTVDILPEHLSSDIKQYNEWLFPHINDAVYNVGLAEKQSVYETNLINFFKDMDKIENKLREVHDTLAKEYGASNEEEILKRFFLFGNQITESDIRLFVTMIRYDSIYAVHFKLNYRLVRSDYYYIHLWMRNLYWNYPAFGQTTNFNHIKLLYTHAMKNINPNGIVPLGPEYDILKL; encoded by the coding sequence ATGTCCACTACTGAAACTACCTTCTTCGAAGAAACTATTTCTAAAACCCACCCAATATATAAGCCAGAGAAGGGCAGATATTGGTTATATTTATCTGCAGGCTGCCCATTTGCTCAACGTATCTGGATCACAAGAgcattgaaaaatttaactGACGTTATTGGTGTCAGCGTTGTTCACTGGAAATTGGATGAGAAAACAGGTTGGAAGCTTTTGAATGCAGGAGAAACTAAATTAGGAGAAAACGCCTTCAAGATTGATGGTGGTATCCTGAGCTCTCAGGATGACACCTCATCTCCCTTAGGTGATTTAGATGAGTCTAGTAGCAGATTATTCAAGGATGGTACGTTTGACCCCCATTACGGCATCACACAAATTAAGgaattatatgatatgaCAGATAAACAGTATAAAGGTGAATTTTTGTGGCCTATTTTATGGGActtgaaaacaaaaaccATTGTTAACAACAATTGGGACCAAATTCCTGCTATCTTAAACAGTGcttttaatgattttgatgaaacAAAGGGGACTGTTGACATTCTTCCAGAGCACTTATCATCCGATATTAAACAGTATAATGAGTGGTTGTTTCCTCATATCAATGATGCTGTTTATAATGTCGGGTTGGCAGAAAAACAGTCAGTTTATGAAACCAACTTGATTAActtttttaaagatatggacaaaattgaaaataaattgagGGAAGTGCATGATACATTGGCCAAGGAATATGGTGCTTCAAATGAGGAAGAGATTCTGAAGAGATTCTTCCTGTTCGGTAACCAAATCACTGAAAGTGATATCAGACTATTCGTTACCATGATTCGATACGATTCGATTTATGCAGTTCACTTCAAATTAAACTATAGACTGGTTAGAAGTGACTACTATTATATCCATTTATGGATGAGGAATTTATATTGGAATTATCCAGCATTTGGCCAAACCACAAACTTTAACCACATTAAGCTCTTGTATACGCATGCCATGAAAAACATTAATCCAAACGGTATTGTGCCATTAGGTCCTGaatatgatattttgaagttATGA
- the NDAI0F00110 gene encoding Zn(II)2Cys6 transcription factor domain-containing protein — protein MYKVRNKHEQLHRNRSYSGCWTCRARKVKCDTQRPKCCRCKQLGIECGGYDIKLQWANPIKFDKYGVQLTNPLRNTPKNTEDGFDTNLSIKSKTKTERFQYQRSNIAPVKYKYHYACNEDIDDELMLLNDPPLKLLENNRTWVINNFGVFQGLNLKRLKEKRQNETETIPSRKEQSERNPDTSSISRPILPSPDSSENIEPIIGEKARTTLLPELMKDQNNAVEMNTNYLDWLLENDIGAISIPGLDKISDELREDVLLSAIALQGLPTYNMSLDPVEVASMHETENKLPSIGASTRHSSESILPNMSITKGETIPSQPNDESLEALIHTLFNKQPSPIDLSDPNVSYTRVPNNLDDIWINAPDQLSKMPRTAMEIVHSDVKDDFAIELTSDNEYYMRIPENSLTVHGLTRLLLNHFMDTVADLMPCGWCLKKSMEKHPFSYCTKCSRRLGWFRAYIEFSKFFVKCNTSCLVFQFIEQISQKFQKIQVFPQPRNRIQAPSFQFFEIMP, from the coding sequence ATGTATAAAGTGAGGAACAAACATGAGCAGTTACATCGAAATAGATCGTACTCCGGGTGTTGGACTTGTAGAGCACGTAAAGTGAAATGTGACACTCAACGACCTAAGTGTTGTCGATGTAAACAATTAGGAATTGAATGCGGTGGTTACGATATCAAACTTCAATGGGCTAATCCTAtcaaatttgataaatatgGAGTACAACTTACGAATCCTCTCAGAAATACGCCCAAGAATACTGAAGATGGTTTTGACACTAATCTATCTATAAAATCCAAGACTAAAACAGAACGGTTCCAGTATCAAAGAAGTAATATTGCACCTGTTAAGTATAAATATCATTACGCCTgtaatgaagatattgatgacGAGCTGATGTTACTCAATGACCCACCATTAAAGTTACTAGAAAACAATAGAACATGGGTAATAAACAACTTTGGTGTCTTTCAAGGATTAAATTTGAAGCGGCTCAAAGAAAAACGTCAAAACGAAACAGAAACTATTCCATCAAGAAAAGAACAGTCAGAGAGAAACCCCGATACTTCTTCTATTAGCCGACCTATATTACCATCGCCAGATAGCAGTGAAAATATAGAACCTATTATTGGTGAAAAAGCCAGAACCACATTACTTCCAGAATTGATGAAGGACCAAAATAACGCGGTGGAAATGAATACTAACTATCTTGATTGGCtattagaaaatgatattggAGCAATAAGTATACCTGGTCTTGACAAAATATCAGATGAATTGAGAGAAGATGTTCTGTTATCTGCCATTGCATTGCAAGGACTTCCTACCTACAACATGTCATTGGATCCCGTTGAAGTAGCTTCTATGCATGAAACCGAAAATAAGCTTCCTTCGATTGGAGCTTCTACGAGGCACTCAAGTGAAAGCATATTACCCAATATGTCAATTACTAAGGGAGAGACAATACCCAGCCAACCCAATGATGAATCATTAGAAGCTTTAATTCATACCTTATTTAATAAGCAACCGTCACCAATTGATCTATCGGACCCCAATGTATCATATACAAGAGTCCCTAACAATTTAGATGATATATGGATAAATGCACCTGATCAGCTTTCTAAGATGCCACGAACAGCCATGGAAATTGTGCATTCAGATGTTAAAGATGATTTCGCTATTGAGCTTACAAGCgataatgaatattatatgagGATACCTGAAAATAGTTTAACTGTCCACGGCCTAACCAGATTGTTACTTAATCACTTTATGGATACAGTTGCTGATTTAATGCCTTGTGGTTGGTGTCTCAAAAAATCCATGGAAAAGCATCCATTTTCGTATTGCACTAAATGCTCTCGGAGACTTGGCTGGTTTAGGGCATACATCGAATTCTCGAAATTCTTTGTTAAATGCAATACTAGCTGTCTCgtctttcaatttattgaacaaatttCCCAAAAATTCCAGAAGATACAAGTGTTTCCTCAACCTAGGAATCGAATTCAGGCACCAAGCttccaattttttgaaattatgCCTTAA
- the NDAI0F00120 gene encoding fungal specific transcription factor domain-containing protein gives MRTRPKLSEKAKALHRIFSFLKLIQDSTALDRVKEEEIVYRCSADNVRMSSEKLGRNYDGSTVTAGTYKEFIDENNGRITINFLPTSETNGSILSHANEHIQPMFTNFLTENYYYTGAKPLEADILGTEALYGLPNSLIHLFSDCVRIVRHTAYYKTNNLSTPREFTTVSLNFEKKLLNWKPEWNYYADQDSKTFINETVEAVYHHTMSFYYGLIIYYFTMGRHLNNDFLQSYVKKVLEHLKLVTRLSETDDVKVLPLIWQGFVAGCASTSLEVQQEFKDWVSKFTQHGMGSYWKARQLMYEVWRRRDQNCEGDDWYSVCKDWGMNLMLF, from the coding sequence ATGAGGACAAGACCCAAATTATCAGAGAAGGCGAAAGCATTGCATCgtattttttcatttctcaAATTGATTCAAGACAGCACAGCCTTGGATAGagttaaagaagaagaaattgtttATCGATGTTCCGCCGACAACGTTAGAATGtcaagtgaaaaattaggCAGAAATTACGACGGTAGTACGGTGACGGCAGGAACATATAAAGAGTTCatagatgaaaataatggtaGAATAACGATAAATTTTCTCCCCACCTCAGAAACTAATGGCAGTATATTATCACATGCAAATGAACACATTCAACCGATGTTTACTAACTTTCTAACTgagaattattattacacAGGAGCAAAGCCACTCGAAGCTGATATACTTGGTACCGAAGCACTATATGGCTTACCAAATTCTTTGATTCACCTTTTCTCAGACTGTGTCCGCATTGTACGTCATACAGCATATTATAAAACGAACAATTTGTCGACACCACGTGAATTCACTACGGTATCGTTGAATTTTgagaagaaattattaaattggaAACCAGAATGGAATTATTACGCAGACCAAGACTCAAAAACGTTTATCAATGAAACTGTTGAAGCCGTATATCATCATACCATGAGTTTTTATTATGgtttgattatttattattttacgATGGGGAGacatttaaataatgatttcttaCAATCATACGTTAAAAAAGTACTTGAACACCTGAAATTAGTGACGCGTCTTTCAGAAACGGATGATGTTAAAGTTCTTCCTTTGATTTGGCAAGGGTTTGTTGCTGGATGTGCAAGCACTTCACTAGAGGTTCAAcaagaatttaaagattggGTAAGCAAATTCACACAGCATGGAATGGGTTCATATTGGAAAGCTAGACAATTAATGTATGAAGTTTGGAGAAGAAGAGACCAGAATTGTGAAGGAGATGATTGGTACTCCGTGTGTAAAGATTGGGGAATGAATCTCATGTTGTTTTAG
- the NDAI0F00130 gene encoding PQ-loop repeat-containing protein, producing MSSNSSASTALGTVATVCWCIQLIPQIYYNWKRKDCTGFPPIMMFLWVVSGIPFGIYFCISRATLILQIQPHLFMFFCCISFIQTCYYPPVKLNVWKIALILIGIAISAVGLEVGFVLGLRPLYDRGIKWPDLIFGIIATILLAVGLLPPYFELAKRNGRVVGINFLFLFVDSLGAWLSICSVALGNMDIMGIILYAVIAAMELGIFLSQFIWCCRFKWLGNEKSPPSDIVSTEDDASRLSSNLNEETFKNEEVERKGKEEVHIARQSSWDKDLELGQ from the coding sequence ATGAGTTCAAATTCTTCTGCATCGACAGCTTTAGGGACTGTAGCTACAGTATGCTGGTGTATCCAACTTATTCCAcagatttattataattggAAACGAAAGGATTGTACCGGATTTCCTCCAATCATGATGTTCCTTTGGGTCGTGTCTGGAATTCCTTTCGGTATATACTTTTGCATCAGTAGAGCAACTTTGATTTTACAGATACAGCCCCATTTATTCATGTTTTTCTGTTGCATCAGTTTTATACAAACATGTTATTATCCTCCTGTTAAATTAAACGTTTGGAAAATTGCTCTGATATTGATAGGTATAGCTATATCAGCAGTTGGATTAGAGGTTGGGTTTGTACTCGGATTACGTCCACTATATGATAGAGGTATCAAATGGCCTGACCTAATATTTGGTATTATCGCTACAATACTATTAGCTGTGGGCTTGCTTCCACCATATTTTGAACTTGCAAAGAGGAACGGCAGAGTTGTAGGAATTAACTTTCTATTCCTGTTCGTCGATTCATTGGGAGCATGGTTGTCTATTTGCAGTGTCGCATTAGGTAATATGGATATAATGGGGATTATATTATATGCTGTAATAGCTGCTATGGAACTAGGTATTTTCTTATCTCAATTCATTTGGTGCTGCAGATTCAAATGGCTTGGAAATGAAAAGTCACCTCCTTCAGATATAGTGTCTACCGAAGATGACGCTAGTAGACTGTCCAGTAACTTAAATGAAGAGACATTCAAGaatgaagaagttgaaCGTAAGGGAAAAGAGGAAGTGCATATTGCCCGCCAGTCTAGCTGGGACAAGGACTTAGAATTGGGACAATAG
- the NDAI0F00140 gene encoding uncharacterized protein: protein MAHLSTALIHGDDKLNRVTDVAPPINVSTTFRFDNNNLIPANEVKDFLQSIDENPVYARESHPNSSRVQAVLSDLLGGHAVIYNSGCSAFHALMCHYNPKRFFMDGGYFGVHAIADLITRNYGLEQHSLDEIEEFAQAGDIVHLETPLNPFGTSSDIEALAKRVHDKGAILSIDATLAPPPLQDAWKFGADIILHSATKYFGGHSDLLAGVLVVKTKEQAYELIEDRIHLGTNIGNLESYLLLRSLRTYEMRIMKQENNTRKVITYLNENKSKFNKVLNKIYHSSLQDDDFVQKQLSGLYCPVFAITLHSIDQCKELPLYLKYFQHATSLGGVESLIEWRAMSDSDIDQCLIRVSIGCENADDLIKDLENALQILQNK from the coding sequence atggcTCACTTATCGACTGCTCTTATTCATGGCGATGACAAACTAAACCGTGTCACAGACGTTGCTCCTCCAATTAATGTTTCGACTACTTTCCGTTTCGATAACAACAACTTGATTCCAGCTAACGAAGTTAAGGATTTCTTACAATCCATTGATGAGAATCCTGTGTATGCAAGAGAATCTCATCCCAACAGTTCAAGGGTTCAAGCTGTTCTCTCTGATTTGTTAGGTGGACATGCAGTAATCTACAATTCTGGTTGTTCTGCCTTCCATGCATTAATGTGTCATTATAACCCTAAGAGATTTTTCATGGATGGTGGCTATTTCGGTGTCCATGCTATTGCAGATCTTATCACTCGGAACTATGGTTTAGAACAACATTCTttagatgaaattgaagaatttgcTCAAGCTGGTGATATTGTACATCTTGAAACACCTTTAAATCCCTTTGGAACATCTAGTGATATCGAAGCTCTTGCCAAGAGAGTTCATGATAAAGGTGCCATCTTATCAATTGATGCTACATTGGCTCCTCCACCTTTGCAAGATGCGTGGAAATTTGGTGCAGATATTATCCTTCATTCAgcaacaaaatattttggcGGACATTCTGATCTGCTAGCCGGTGTTCTTGTCGTCAAGACTAAAGAACAAGCTTACgaattaattgaagataGGATTCATTTGGGGACCAATATTGGAAATCTGGAAAGTTACTTACTATTGAGATCGTTAAGAACCTACGAGATGAGAATAATGAAGCAGGAAAACAATACAAGAAAGGTCATCACTTATCTGAATGAGaataaatccaaatttaataaagtattgaataaaatttatcattcttctttacaagatgatgatttcgTTCAGAAGCAATTATCTGGATTATACTGTCCTGTTTTTGCCATTACTTTACATTCTATCGACCAATGTAAAGAATTACCTTtgtatttgaaatattttcaacatGCTACATCCCTTGGTGGAGTTGAATCGTTGATTGAATGGAGAGCAATGAGTGACTCAGACATTGATCAATGTTTAATCAGAGTTTCAATCGGATGTGAAAATGCTGATGACTTGATTAAAGATCTAGAAAATGCTCTCCAAATTTTGCAAAACAAATAA